The Apium graveolens cultivar Ventura chromosome 10, ASM990537v1, whole genome shotgun sequence nucleotide sequence ATTTGAATCTCTTGTTTCCTCCGCAACAATTCAAGTATGCCCATCTCTTGTATCTCTCTATCTGTTTATATTTATGCACTGTATGTACACACACTATATGTTGTATCTTTGATTTGTGACTCCAGATTCATATAAAGTTTTGAACTTTATTGTGTTTCTGTGATTTTGTGAGATGGATTTGTTTTAAATTTCAATGTGATGATGTGAAAatgattttcttgatctttgtgTTATTTATGTATTTGTTTGAGTTCTTGTTTCCTTTTTAGTTTGTGAAAGTGTGATTTTTTATTGATTCTTGGATAATTAATTAATGAGGAATGTAATcaaagtgtatatatatatattgattctTGAATAAGTGACCAATTATTGAGTAATGAAAAAGATTTGTAATTGTATTTGGGAGCTGCAGAATGTTTGTTAATGCGAGTTCTTGTTCTCAAGTGAATTTTCGATGTAAGGTAATAATTGATGCAAGATTGTTACTGTATTGAGTTACTAGGATAGGCTAGCTTTGATCGTAAATAGGACGGATTGTATAGGAAAGTTTTCAGGTTATGTATTATTTGGGATTGGATGGTTTATGCAGGGATTTAATTTGTATTGCAGATTTGCAATTGTGTTTTGAAGGAAATGGTGTCTGAGAATATATGTGTTTTTTTATGTTGTGGCACAGGAATGTATGATAATATTGGTAATCAGTCAGGTGGAACAAGACTTCCGAGTGATGGGCAACAAATTCCTTTTGGAAGTGCATTCTCTGGGGCAGGCTCAGGGCTTATTAGAGGCGGACTAGGTGCTTATGGAGAGAAGATTTTAGGATCAAGTTCAGAGTATGTGCAAAGCAATGTAAGTAGCGTGCTAGGATTACAGGCGTTATTTAAAATACATTTTCCGTCGAGACAAGTCAATTTATGCATATGTTACTGACAAAAAGTAATTGCTGATTAATTGCTTTTGTCTTCTAACTTTTGATTTTTTGGGATGCAAATTGTTATGAATCTGAGATACGATTTTTGTTTGTATGTTAATAATTTTTAATTGCAAACAGATAAGTAGGTACTTCTCTGATCCCCAATACTATTTCCAAGTTAATGACCACTATGTGAGGAACAAATTAAAGGTCGTTCTTTTCCCTTTCCTGCACAGAGTAAGTTTTACACAGTTCTTTCCCTTCTTTTCTCCTAGATACTCTCTGTCATCAGTAAATATGGTAATCTCCCCCCGCCCTCTTCTTTTTGCTATTCCAGGGTCATTGGACAAGAATTACGGAACCAGTTGGAGGTAGACTTTCCTATAAGCCCCCAGTATATGATATTAATGCTCCAGATCTCTATATTCCATTCATGGCGTTTGGTACCTATGTTGTTCTTGCTGGGTTCTTATTAGGTCTTCATGGGAAGTAAGTGCCAGAACGAACAAGTTTCTTCATACATTCTATATGTTTTTTAAATCAATACGAGTTTCTAGTACCCACTGTCAGAACTTTGCTTTTTTGATGTTTGCATCCAAGTAACATTGATAGTTCTCCTTTTCAGGAGTTAATACCGATATTGTACCGATTTAACAGGGCTACTATAGTCTATATATAATAAATACTGTATTTTCTTACCTGTCATTCTATGGAGCACAATATGCTAGTAATTACATATATAAGTATGTTTCTTCCAATCTACTTCTTCACATATCAGATATCCTAGAAGCAAGACCTGATATTGCTGAAGTTTTTTTTTAATATAGTTTTATGTTGTAGCCTGCATAACGTTGAAGGCTTTTGCCAAATTCCTTACAGAATAGCCTGCTTTGTAAGAACTCAGAATGGTAATTGTACTCCATAAAGATAAAGCTATTATGAATTTTGGCCATATAGTTTAGCACTGTTGGATCTAAGTCGAAAAGTTCTTAGTGTATTTATACTGTTACGAGATTTGAAAGACACCTATTAGATTTAGACCCCTATTACATGATTTTTACAACTACAATTTAATATGTTAACTCCCAAATGCACCATCTTTGGGATCTGTGTCAGTGATCATAAATTTTTTGTCTTAGTTTAAATTGCATTACTGTAAAGATTTTTACTTGTAAATTGATTTCATTGTTTTTCAACAGGTTTACCCCCGAAGCTCTGAATTGGCTGTTTATCAAGGGGTTGGTGGGTTGGTTCTTGCAAGTTTCACTACTGAAAATGTCTTTGTTTTCCTTAGGTAGTGGTGAGGCTCCTTTACTTGATATTGTGGCATATGCCGGATATACCTTCACTGGTATGTGTATGGCTGTATTCGGGAAAATTGTATGGAGCTATTCTTACTACTTCTTGATGCCTTGGACATGCTTGTGCATGGGAATTTTCTTGGTGAAGACGATGAAGAGGGTACTTTTTGCAGAGGTAAGGACATATGATTCAAGCAGACACCACTACCTCTTGCTCTTCATTGCTGTAGCTCAACTCCCGCTCTATGTTTGGCTTGGCAACATCAGTATGAACTGGTTATTTTGAGCTTCATGCCTTCTTGTTGTAGAACGGTTATATGTATACGGATGACTCCAAGAAGTATGAATGGAGAATCATGGCTTTAGTTTGTTCGGATAGGATAGTTAATATCAAATAGTATCCAAACAGTGGGTTCTAGATTGTTTGACAATTTATTGATGATATACACAAATGTAAAAGTACATTTTTTAAGTTCTGAGGAATGGGCTTGGATTAATGGATAACCATCTACAGATATTGTGAGGTAGCCAACTAGGTGTAAATGTCAATTTATACAATTTTCTGGAGCCATGTAGAACCTGTATTATGTCTTGCTTCCTAATTTTCTGGAGCCATGTGAAGTAACTAAAATTTCCCAACATAAATGGAAAAAGGTAGAGTTTATGTTCTTCCCTATTTAGCCATAAAGATTTCCTAATTGCAGCAAGTATGACACCAAGGAAGTAGCAAATGTTATTCAAGTACTATTTTTTGTCTTGTATTTTCTAGTGTTTCGTGAATTGTAAATTCAAACCAAAAATGCAATCCTCATTGTATTTTCATGTTATATGGTAATAcacaaataaaaattataattctGTAAATTCATAATTATTTTGTTACTATTTCATTAACTTCATCAGTTCCGACACTATTACTAGAACAATTTTGTATTCAAAGTT carries:
- the LOC141693757 gene encoding uncharacterized protein LOC141693757, translated to MYDNIGNQSGGTRLPSDGQQIPFGSAFSGAGSGLIRGGLGAYGEKILGSSSEYVQSNISRYFSDPQYYFQVNDHYVRNKLKVVLFPFLHRGHWTRITEPVGGRLSYKPPVYDINAPDLYIPFMAFGTYVVLAGFLLGLHGKFTPEALNWLFIKGLVGWFLQVSLLKMSLFSLGSGEAPLLDIVAYAGYTFTGMCMAVFGKIVWSYSYYFLMPWTCLCMGIFLVKTMKRVLFAEVRTYDSSRHHYLLLFIAVAQLPLYVWLGNISMNWLF